A genomic segment from Bacillus cereus G9842 encodes:
- a CDS encoding YitT family protein, with translation MRNIQSRQIIKEIFMVLIGSFILAAALYHIHFQNHLTEGGFVGIALFIQNFYDISPSISTVLMDIPIILLCASFLGRKMVGYSFLGSISFGLFYSLMENYSPFTVDLSNNLFIAAIVGGALAGIGLGFILRFGGATGGDDILTIVLSKRTRFTIGQIFFVFDAIVLALSLYYLNWTEIAFTILSIAVQAKTLDLIYYPKTEKTAEKQPVSVPMSKKHATN, from the coding sequence ATGAGGAACATCCAAAGTCGGCAAATTATTAAAGAAATTTTTATGGTTTTAATCGGTTCATTTATTTTAGCAGCAGCGCTATATCACATTCACTTCCAAAACCACTTAACAGAAGGTGGCTTTGTAGGAATTGCACTATTCATTCAAAACTTTTATGATATTTCACCATCTATTTCAACTGTATTAATGGATATCCCAATTATTTTACTGTGTGCTTCATTTTTGGGTAGAAAAATGGTTGGCTATTCATTCTTAGGTTCTATTTCATTCGGATTATTTTATTCCTTAATGGAAAATTATTCTCCATTTACGGTAGATTTATCAAATAATTTATTTATAGCTGCAATAGTTGGCGGTGCGTTAGCTGGTATTGGACTCGGTTTTATATTGCGATTTGGCGGTGCAACCGGTGGAGACGATATTTTAACAATTGTATTAAGTAAACGAACTCGTTTTACAATTGGGCAAATTTTCTTCGTCTTTGATGCGATTGTTCTTGCGCTTTCATTATATTATTTAAATTGGACAGAAATTGCTTTTACTATTCTTTCGATTGCCGTACAGGCAAAAACATTGGATTTAATTTATTATCCAAAAACAGAAAAAACAGCAGAAAAGCAGCCAGTATCTGTTCCAATGTCCAAAAAACATGCAACAAATTAA
- a CDS encoding EcsC family protein, which produces MRSKREQAILDNIKEWEAQLVEQEATDFQKVFDKWLHTTVAKLPEKKRKEFFTKADGWLFHLHAFIQSSQAQLDARNRILGTSRLFDESIEQLEDLKALSIDQLTYIAEQQTARHRLYSFVQGGATGAGGLLLLTADFPVMIALNVKAVQLIATSFGHDVNKPYEMMLALKVFHASLLPGRLQQYAWYNLLQELEQEDSFFYEGDEAVLQTASTEVVLKQILKTFSIYALRRKLFQGIPVIGMAIGSTVNYRLTRNVTEFANRFYQVRHIVEKEKRA; this is translated from the coding sequence ATGCGATCGAAGCGAGAACAAGCCATTTTAGACAATATAAAAGAATGGGAAGCGCAATTAGTTGAGCAAGAAGCGACCGATTTTCAAAAAGTGTTTGATAAATGGTTACATACTACAGTTGCGAAATTACCTGAGAAAAAGCGAAAAGAATTCTTCACGAAAGCAGATGGATGGCTCTTTCATTTGCATGCATTTATTCAAAGTTCACAAGCACAGTTAGATGCACGTAATCGGATTTTAGGAACATCGAGATTATTTGATGAATCGATTGAACAGCTTGAAGATTTGAAAGCATTATCTATTGATCAGTTAACATACATAGCAGAGCAGCAAACAGCACGTCATCGTCTATATTCGTTTGTGCAAGGCGGGGCGACAGGTGCTGGAGGTTTATTATTATTAACGGCAGATTTTCCGGTTATGATCGCGTTAAATGTGAAGGCAGTCCAACTTATTGCAACATCATTTGGGCATGATGTGAACAAGCCTTATGAAATGATGCTTGCGTTAAAGGTGTTTCATGCGTCATTACTACCAGGAAGACTTCAGCAATACGCATGGTACAATTTATTGCAAGAGCTGGAGCAAGAAGATTCGTTCTTTTATGAAGGAGACGAAGCAGTGTTGCAAACAGCTTCTACTGAAGTTGTGTTAAAACAAATTTTGAAGACATTTTCGATTTATGCTCTTCGTCGTAAATTATTCCAAGGTATTCCGGTAATTGGAATGGCAATTGGATCTACAGTGAACTATCGTTTAACAAGAAACGTTACTGAATTTGCAAATAGATTTTATCAAGTGCGCCATATAGTCGAGAAAGAAAAAAGAGCATAA
- a CDS encoding argininosuccinate synthase, whose translation MEKKKVVLAYSGGLDTSVAIKWLQEKNYDVIALCLDLGEGKDLGFVKEKALSVGAIKSYMVDVQEEFANEYALMAMQAHTLYEGKYPLVSALSRPLIAKKLVEIAEQEGATAVAHGCTGKGNDQVRFEVSIQALNPYLEVIAPVREWKWSREEEIAYAKENDVPIPIHLDSPFSIDQNLWGRSNECGILEDPWAAPPEEAYEMTLALEDTPNKPEFVEIGFEAGVPTTLNGTAYSLAELIKTLNALAGKHGVGRIDHVENRLVGIKSREVYECPAAMTLITAHKELEDLTHVKEVAHFKPVIEQKITELIYNGLWFSPLKQALHAFLQETQKNVTGTVRVKLFKGHAIVEGRKSEYSLYDEKLATYTAQDEFNHDAAVGFISLFGLPTKVYSQVNQKKVEA comes from the coding sequence ATGGAGAAGAAAAAAGTTGTATTAGCATATTCCGGAGGTCTTGATACTTCCGTTGCAATTAAATGGTTACAAGAGAAGAATTATGATGTTATCGCACTTTGTTTAGATTTAGGGGAAGGAAAAGACTTAGGGTTTGTGAAAGAAAAGGCACTTTCAGTTGGTGCAATTAAATCATATATGGTGGATGTCCAAGAAGAATTTGCGAATGAATATGCATTGATGGCGATGCAAGCACACACATTATACGAAGGGAAATACCCTCTTGTCTCTGCATTATCTCGTCCGCTTATTGCGAAGAAATTAGTAGAAATCGCAGAACAAGAAGGTGCAACTGCAGTTGCACATGGATGTACAGGAAAGGGAAATGACCAAGTTCGTTTTGAAGTTTCTATCCAAGCATTAAATCCTTACTTAGAAGTGATTGCGCCTGTACGTGAATGGAAGTGGTCACGTGAAGAAGAAATTGCATATGCAAAAGAAAACGATGTACCAATTCCGATTCATTTAGATAGCCCGTTTTCAATCGATCAAAACTTATGGGGACGCAGCAACGAATGTGGAATTTTAGAAGATCCATGGGCAGCACCACCAGAAGAGGCATATGAGATGACATTAGCATTAGAAGATACACCGAATAAACCAGAGTTTGTAGAAATCGGATTTGAAGCAGGTGTACCGACGACTTTGAATGGTACTGCATATTCACTTGCAGAATTAATTAAAACGTTAAATGCACTTGCTGGAAAACATGGCGTTGGACGTATCGATCACGTAGAAAATCGTCTTGTCGGTATTAAATCTCGTGAAGTATACGAATGCCCAGCAGCAATGACGTTAATCACTGCACATAAAGAGTTGGAAGATTTAACACACGTAAAAGAAGTAGCACATTTTAAACCAGTGATTGAACAGAAAATAACAGAACTTATTTATAACGGTTTATGGTTCTCTCCTTTAAAACAAGCGCTTCATGCATTTTTACAAGAAACGCAAAAGAATGTAACAGGTACAGTGCGTGTAAAATTATTTAAAGGTCATGCGATTGTAGAAGGACGTAAATCTGAATACTCTTTATACGATGAAAAATTAGCAACATATACTGCTCAAGATGAATTTAATCATGATGCAGCAGTTGGATTTATTTCATTATTTGGTTTACCGACGAAAGTATACAGCCAAGTGAATCAAAAGAAGGTGGAAGCGTGA